In Cryptomeria japonica chromosome 10, Sugi_1.0, whole genome shotgun sequence, a genomic segment contains:
- the LOC131079200 gene encoding uncharacterized mitochondrial protein AtMg00860-like has product MNLMNSIFRDYLDDFVLIFIDDILIYSKNEEEHKKHLRIVLQRLRDRKLFGKFSKCAFFQEKVHYLGHVISAEEIYVDPTKIEAIVDWPTPHNVTEVRSFMGLARYYRKYVEGFSKIETPINSLQKKGKKFEWIEKCEEAF; this is encoded by the coding sequence ATGAACCTTATGAATAGTATCTTTAGAGATTACTTGGATGATTTTGTGCTTAtattcattgatgatattttgatctatTCCAAGAACGAAGAGGAACATAAGAAGCACTTGAGAATAGTCTTACAACGGTTAAGAGATCGAAAGCTTTTTGGTAAGttttcaaagtgtgctttctttcaggaaaaggtgcaCTATTTAGGCCATGTTATATCTGCAGAGGAAATTTATgttgatcctacaaagatagaggcaattgtagattggccaacacctcaTAATGTTACAGAGGTTCGAAGTTTTATGGGTCTTGCAAGATACTACAGGAAGTATGTGGAAGGATTTTCCAAGATAGAAACACCTATTAATTCTCTtcagaagaagggaaagaaatttgaatggATTGAGAAGTGCGAGGAGGCATTTTAG